A genomic window from Solanum dulcamara chromosome 11, daSolDulc1.2, whole genome shotgun sequence includes:
- the LOC129872801 gene encoding protein SRG1-like: MESTPAKLNFGKSLLVPSVQELAKQHLTNIPARYVRSEQETPVISAGESVPVIDLQKLISGDAMDSELQKLHLASQQWGFLQVINHGVTPSLLEDFKREVIELFKLPMEEKKKLWQQEDSFEGFGHTFVMSEEQKLDWSDMFGLMTLPPHIRKVDLFQKLPSKLRDIIEAYCKEMKSLAVIIVCQLAKALRMDEKEMRDLFSDGMQSMKMNYYPPCPEPHRAIGLSPHSDADALTILYQLNGTEGLQVRKDNIWVPIKPLPNALIVNIGDMMEIVSNGVYRSIEHRAIVNSNEERLSVATFYNINLESELGPAHSLIGPNNPPIFRRVSVLKYLQDFFARKLDGKSYLDFMKVEERDDES, encoded by the exons ATGGAGTCAACGCCGGCAAAACTGAACTTTGGAAAATCTCTGTTAGTTCCAAGTGTTCAAGAGCTTGCCAAACAGCACCTAACCAATATTCCGGCCAGGTATGTCCGCTCAGAGCAAGAAACTCCGGTCATATCCGCCGGAGAGTCTGTTCCAGTTATCGATCTTCAAAAGTTGATTTCAGGGGATGCCATGGATTCTGAGCTGCAAAAGCTTCACTTGGCTTCCCAACAGTGGGGTTTCCTCCAg GTTATAAACCATGGAGTGACACCTTCTTTACTGGAGGACTTCAAGAGAGAGGTTATTGAATTGTTCAAACTTCCaatggaagaaaagaagaaactaTGGCAACAGGAAGACAGCTTTGAAGGTTTCGGGCATACATTCGTTATGTCAGAAGAGCAGAAGCTTGATTGGAGTGACATGTTTGGCTTAATGACTCTTCCTCCTCATATCCGCAAAGTGGACTTGTTTCAGAAGTTGCCCTCAAAGCTCAG GGATATCATCGAAGCATACTGCAAAGAAATGAAGAGCCTAGCAGTGATCATTGTATGTCAATTGGCAAAGGCTTTAAGAATGgatgaaaaagaaatgagagATCTATTCAGTGATGGTATGCAGTCAATGAAGATGAATTATTATCCGCCTTGCCCTGAGCCACACAGGGCAATTGGCTTAAGCCCTCATTCTGATGCTGATGCCCTCACCATCCTTTACCAGCTGAACGGAACTGAAGGTCTCCAAGTCCGAAAAGACAATATTTGGGTGCCTATAAAGCCCCTCCCAAATGCTTTGATTGTGAATATTGGGGATATGATGGAG ATAGTGAGCAATGGTGTCTATAGGAGCATTGAGCACAGAGCAATTGTAAACTCAAATGAAGAACGACTCTCTGTTGCGACATTCTATAACATCAACCTTGAATCCGAATTAGGACCTGCACACAGCCTCATTGGACCAAATAATCCTCCAATATTCCGAAGAGTTTCCGTGCTTAAATATTTACAGGACTTTTTTGCACGAAAACTTGACGGAAAATCATACCTTGATTTCATGAAGGTAGAGGAGAGGGATGATGAATCCTAG